The genomic stretch AGATGAGCCCGGCGCCGGGCGGGCATCATATCGAGGACCTGCACCGCGCCGGCGGCATCCAGGGGGTCATGCGCCGGCTGGCGGAACAAGGCGTGCTCGACACCACATGCATGACCGTCACGGGCCAGCGCGTGGCGGAGAACCTGCAGAACGCCCGGGTCTGGGATGACTCGGTCATTCGCCCGCTGGACAACCCCTATTCGGCCTCCGGCGGCCTGCGCATCCTGTTCGGCTCCCTCGCCCCGGAGGGGAGCGTCATCAAGAAAGCGGCGGTGGCCGCCGGCGGGGCAGTCTACCGCGGGCCGGCGCGCGTGTTCAACTCCGAGGAGGAGGCTACCCAGGCCATCCTGCGACGGGAATTTCGCGCCGGCGATGTCATCGTGATCCGCTATGAGGGCCCCAAGGGCGGCCCCGGCATGCGCGAGATGCTGACCGCCACTTCGGCCCTGTCCGGCATGGGCATGGATGGGGATATTGCCCTCATCACAGACGGCCGCTTCTCCGGCGCCTCGCGCGGGCTGGTGATCGGCCATGTCTCGCCGGAGGCGGCCGCCGGCGGTCCCATTGCCCTGGTGGAAGATGGGGACATGATTACGATTGACCTGGACAATTACCGGG from Anaerolineae bacterium encodes the following:
- a CDS encoding dihydroxy-acid dehydratase — translated: MSPAPGGHHIEDLHRAGGIQGVMRRLAEQGVLDTTCMTVTGQRVAENLQNARVWDDSVIRPLDNPYSASGGLRILFGSLAPEGSVIKKAAVAAGGAVYRGPARVFNSEEEATQAILRREFRAGDVIVIRYEGPKGGPGMREMLTATSALSGMGMDGDIALITDGRFSGASRGLVIGHVSPEAAAGGPIALVEDGDMITIDLDNYRVDLEVDEETLRRRAEQLPAWRPRVAEGYLRRYAEYVTSASTGAVFRM